ACACTTCATTTGTGACTCGTGAGTAATTTGTGTAGTGCACGCTTCGTGCACCAATGACATTATATATTTATGCTGACCCAAAGGCCACAAGCAAGGAAATTTCGTTCGATTCATGAACCCGTAATGCAAAATGATACATCCCAGTGCAACACAAAGCTACTTCGACTGCATGAAATATCATTATACAAATATCTTGATTCTCATCAATTAAAACTGTCTACCAATTTGATTCTCCTCAATCAGAGCTGCCTGCCAACTCAATTCATTTTGGAGTACTCTGACACGATAATGCTATCACCTCAATGTATCACTTGGCTCCTTAGTGAACCTTTATAGTACTTGAGGAGAGGAGAAGATcagtataaaattttattggaCTATTTGTCAGAGAATCAAAGATTTATAGACGGCCAAATATAAGAATCAGCCAAAATTACCCAAATATTTGTCCTTCACCATTCACATTTCTTTCAACTTCAAATTACAATGAGCTCAAAAAATTACTTTGGATACTCTTATCAAAATTGAGAGTCCTATGACAACAAGTCACACGCAAAAGTCTCTTTGAAGAAAAATAACCATGTTAAAAAAAGTACACCATAAAATTCTTCCATTACATTTACTTTCCAAAGGTCATTGAAGTTTATCCAATGCacaatttggtttttttgggGGTTGAATGTAAACAACAGACCACCAGAAAACAAACTATAAATGCACTAAATTACTACAGAAGTCCATAGAGAATAAATCATACCAAGAAATTTGACGATGGCCCATCCGTGATTGCTCCAAATCGTTGACTTTCTTTTTAATAGCAAGCTTTAAATCCTTCACTGTCGCAGTATTCATGACTACAACATCTGAAAATATGCAATAAAATACATCAGAAGTTCATCGAATCAAAGAATGCATACATGGGCTGAGCTATTGGTCGGCTAGTCGATCTCAACCCACCCTCAAAAATCAGTCAAAATGTTGTATATATAGAGTATTTAACCTACCAATTACTTTAACTCTCTTCACACAGTTTTCACCTAAAACCAGTTCTTATTTCAGCTCTTTTGTGAAAGCCAGCCACAACCCTACACTTCTTCCAATTTTCGACCCTTCACGTAATTTTTTTGTAATGTCGATATGAATTTCTAGGTTTCCTCACCTAAAGTCTTGTGTTTACCTCTAAATGCACATCAATCTGTTAGTAAAAATGCATAGATAAAATAAGACTCCACTCGCTGAATTTTCGACCCCTAACCCTAGATATTGATTTGTGAAAATGCAAAAGAGAAAAGAGAGAATACCAAAGGAAGAATCAGGCTTGAGAACTGAGATACGCATGGCACTACCAAGCTCCAAGCTAATAAGGGTGTCAACATCGGATAAAGTAGGGTTCTTTGGGACATCAGCGAGAACAGGGTCGTCTAGTAGAGCTGCTAATGTTGAATTCAGCCTTGCCCTCTTTACGTTCTCACTGCTGTAGACTGCTCCTCCACCTCCAGAAGTTGAACCTTCCTCAATCTTCTCACTCAGTTCCATGCTGCTTTCTCTATCTAGGGAATTAGTGTCTTGCCTATTTTGTTGTAACATGGTGGAAATTCTTGTTATACCTTTCTCTCTGGATtgttttacaaaaattatttagcAGTGGAAATCATCAATGATGAACTTTCACAATGAAATTACAGCATGACATCAAAATTTTTAAGATTGAAAGAAAATTACAACTAAAATTGAGATTGCTACGAAATTTCTGAAATGAAAGCTTCATATACAATCTTCTTAAGATTTTTTATGGAGAAAAAACTTCACCAAAGGAACATATAGATTGAAGAACTACTATGAAATTAACTATTACTCACATTTAAGAAATAACAATGTAAAATAATTTGTAGGAATACGACCAAGACGATTACCCCCAAAAGGAAACGAGTGAACTAGGATACGATCGCCGACAAGAGCATTTTGCAGAGCTTTGGGGGCGCTTGGTATGCGggattatgtatgtatgtatatgtatatagtgGCTATAACATCTCTCTAAGAGACAACTCTTAGGAGGTCCAACCCAAAAAAATTGCTTTTTAAATTCCCACGGTTTCCAAATAGAAACACAAAAATTTCGTTCCATATTGAAATTGTTGCTCGAAATTCATCAGTAATCCAATGGAAGATTTAATGCTAAATATTGATAAATCTTCATCTCAAAATCAATCTGATCATGATACAAATGAAATAACtagtataataattttaattcataatgaatattttttttcattcacttaataaatttgataatgaaattctaactaatattttaattattgaaattaGTTTCAACACTTGATAATCTAATGCTAGAATTTGATaatcaaaataagataaaaGATGAAAAAAGCAATACCAATACATTAGATGAAGGTATATGCTTTGTgtattcatcatttattatactacacatgggtttttaagt
This Amaranthus tricolor cultivar Red isolate AtriRed21 chromosome 13, ASM2621246v1, whole genome shotgun sequence DNA region includes the following protein-coding sequences:
- the LOC130797486 gene encoding U11/U12 small nuclear ribonucleoprotein 25 kDa protein isoform X1, coding for MERNFCVSIWKPWEFKKQFFWVGPPKSCLLERCYSHYIHIHTYIIPHTKRPQSSAKCSCRRSYPSSLVSFWGEKGITRISTMLQQNRQDTNSLDRESSMELSEKIEEGSTSGGGGAVYSSENVKRARLNSTLAALLDDPVLADVPKNPTLSDVDTLISLELGSAMRISVLKPDSSFDVVVMNTATVKDLKLAIKKKVNDLEQSRMGHRQISWKHVWANYCLLYRNDKLLDESTALQDFGIRNNSQVQFIPFVVARQFQKHTRSKKHRFFHGLNKYA
- the LOC130797486 gene encoding U11/U12 small nuclear ribonucleoprotein 25 kDa protein isoform X2, which translates into the protein MLQQNRQDTNSLDRESSMELSEKIEEGSTSGGGGAVYSSENVKRARLNSTLAALLDDPVLADVPKNPTLSDVDTLISLELGSAMRISVLKPDSSFDVVVMNTATVKDLKLAIKKKVNDLEQSRMGHRQISWKHVWANYCLLYRNDKLLDESTALQDFGIRNNSQVQFIPFVVARQFQKHTRSKKHRFFHGLNKYA